In Streptomyces sp. SN-593, a single genomic region encodes these proteins:
- a CDS encoding phenylacetate--CoA ligase family protein, which translates to MTTKRPELGDWAGVDELRALQQRRLPALLARAAASPFYRRRHAGRALPATVEDFRALEPTGKQDLRDAYPYGLLAVAKEELATYHESSGTAGQPTASYYTEQDWADLAERYARKWVGITAGDTFLVRTPYALMITGHLAHAAARSHGATVVPADSRSAATPPARLVRVLHDLEVTLTWSNPTETLLWSAAARAAGLDPGKDFPWLRALFVGGEPLSPARRARISEIWNVPVVEEYGSTETGTLAGQCPEGRLHLWADRALFEVFDPATGAITEEGRGRLVVTPLYREAMPLLRYNLDDDVEISYASCRCDWQLPVVTVFGRSGFGHPVGGGSVDQHRLEELVFQLPVEDQVVFWRARADRDLLRVQMEVPAERREGATARLAASIGAELGVPCEVEGLEPGTLVPLAALTSDPDVLKPRGLFGPDEDWDRALLYY; encoded by the coding sequence ATGACGACGAAGCGTCCGGAGCTAGGCGACTGGGCCGGTGTGGACGAACTGCGGGCCCTCCAGCAGCGCCGCCTGCCGGCCCTGCTCGCCCGGGCCGCCGCGTCGCCCTTCTACCGGCGCCGGCACGCCGGCCGCGCCCTGCCCGCCACCGTCGAGGACTTCCGCGCGCTGGAGCCCACCGGCAAGCAGGACCTGCGCGACGCCTACCCGTACGGCCTGCTCGCCGTGGCCAAGGAGGAACTGGCCACCTACCACGAGTCGAGCGGCACCGCGGGGCAGCCCACCGCGTCGTACTACACCGAGCAGGACTGGGCGGACCTCGCCGAGCGCTATGCCCGCAAGTGGGTGGGCATCACCGCCGGCGACACCTTCCTGGTGCGCACTCCCTACGCGCTGATGATCACCGGGCACCTGGCGCACGCCGCGGCCCGCTCGCACGGCGCGACCGTGGTACCGGCCGACAGCCGCTCGGCGGCCACCCCGCCGGCCCGCCTGGTGCGGGTGCTGCACGACCTGGAGGTCACGCTGACCTGGTCCAACCCGACCGAGACGCTGCTGTGGTCGGCGGCCGCGCGCGCCGCCGGGCTGGACCCGGGCAAGGACTTCCCCTGGCTGCGCGCGCTGTTCGTCGGCGGCGAACCGCTCAGCCCGGCCCGCCGGGCCCGGATCAGCGAGATCTGGAACGTCCCGGTGGTCGAGGAGTACGGCTCCACCGAGACCGGCACGCTGGCCGGCCAGTGCCCCGAGGGGCGGCTGCACCTGTGGGCGGACCGCGCGCTGTTCGAGGTGTTCGACCCGGCGACGGGCGCGATCACCGAGGAGGGCCGGGGGCGGCTGGTGGTCACGCCGCTGTACCGCGAGGCGATGCCGCTGCTGCGCTACAACCTCGACGACGACGTGGAGATCTCCTACGCGTCCTGCCGCTGCGACTGGCAGTTGCCGGTGGTCACCGTCTTCGGGCGCTCCGGGTTCGGCCACCCGGTCGGCGGCGGCTCGGTGGACCAGCACCGGCTGGAGGAGCTGGTCTTCCAGCTCCCGGTCGAGGACCAGGTGGTGTTCTGGCGGGCCCGCGCCGACCGCGACCTGCTGCGCGTCCAGATGGAGGTCCCGGCCGAGCGGCGCGAGGGCGCCACCGCGCGGCTGGCCGCGTCGATCGGGGCGGAACTGGGGGTGCCGTGCGAGGTCGAGGGCCTGGAGCCGGGCACGCTGGTGCCGCTGGCCGCGCTCACCTCGGACCCCGACGTGCTCAAGCCGCGCGGGCTGTTCGGCCCGGACGAGGACTGGGACCGGGCGCTGCTGTACTACTGA
- a CDS encoding ABC transporter ATP-binding protein, with protein sequence MIRQLLAIVPPRERTLLRTVLALQTGGAVLQGVAFVLLVPALRALLGSDPGSAWPWIWSLAGVAAAQSVVYYLGAKKGFEAGASLSRVLHHRIGDHTAELPLGWFGPARTGELSTLTTQTVMAIMRVPGYLLRPLVNGLLTPAVVVALMYAFDWRLALAATATVPVIMAVYRWTTGLTEKADTIRAKAMTDAAGRVIEYAEVQPVLRSFGRSGQGGSRALDAALDAQRDASHQVVRAGVPGLLGFTLVVQAAFTTVLVYGTYLALGGSLAVPELMALLVLAARFVEPMTEAANLGSALRSARGALAAVQEVLDVPPMPQPDHPVVPAGSSIEFDRVSFRYGTGTVLDEASFRVPERTMTALVGPSGSGKTTVTRLIARFWEVDSGAVRIGGTDVRDVTTEELMARISVVFQDVYLFEGTIEENIRIGRPDATAEEVRAAAAKARVDDIVRRLPDGWDAQVGEGGATLSGGERQRISIARAILKDAPIVLLDEATASLDPENERAVQEALTALTADRTLLVIAHRLQTVMAADQILVLDGGRIVQRGTHDQLIVREGRYADFWAQRNRAQGWRLGAMPAATDAGAAASYDPVGG encoded by the coding sequence ATGATCCGTCAGCTACTGGCGATCGTGCCGCCGCGGGAGCGGACGCTCCTGCGGACCGTGCTGGCGCTCCAGACCGGCGGCGCGGTGTTGCAGGGCGTCGCGTTCGTGCTGCTGGTGCCCGCGCTGCGGGCGCTGCTGGGCTCCGACCCGGGGTCGGCCTGGCCGTGGATCTGGAGCCTGGCCGGTGTCGCGGCCGCCCAGTCGGTGGTCTACTACCTCGGCGCGAAGAAGGGCTTCGAGGCGGGCGCCTCGCTGTCCCGGGTGCTGCACCACCGCATCGGCGACCACACCGCGGAACTGCCGCTGGGCTGGTTCGGACCGGCCAGGACGGGCGAGTTGAGCACCCTCACCACGCAGACGGTGATGGCGATCATGCGGGTGCCCGGCTACCTGCTGCGGCCGCTGGTGAACGGGCTGCTGACGCCGGCCGTGGTGGTGGCGCTGATGTACGCCTTCGACTGGCGGCTGGCGCTGGCGGCCACCGCCACCGTGCCGGTGATCATGGCCGTCTACCGGTGGACCACCGGCCTGACGGAGAAGGCCGACACGATCCGCGCCAAGGCCATGACCGATGCCGCCGGCCGGGTCATCGAGTACGCCGAGGTGCAGCCGGTGCTGCGGTCGTTCGGGCGCTCCGGCCAGGGCGGCAGCCGCGCCCTGGACGCGGCGCTGGACGCCCAGCGGGACGCCTCGCACCAGGTGGTGCGCGCGGGCGTGCCCGGCCTGCTCGGCTTCACCCTGGTGGTGCAGGCCGCCTTCACCACGGTCCTGGTCTACGGCACCTACCTGGCGCTGGGCGGTTCGCTCGCCGTGCCGGAGCTGATGGCGCTGCTGGTGCTGGCCGCGCGGTTCGTCGAGCCGATGACCGAGGCGGCCAACCTCGGCTCCGCGCTGCGCTCGGCGCGGGGCGCGCTGGCGGCCGTCCAGGAGGTGCTGGACGTGCCGCCGATGCCGCAGCCCGACCACCCGGTGGTGCCGGCGGGATCGAGCATCGAGTTCGACCGGGTGTCCTTCCGGTACGGGACCGGGACGGTCCTCGACGAGGCGTCGTTCCGGGTGCCGGAGCGGACCATGACGGCGCTGGTCGGCCCGTCGGGGTCCGGCAAGACCACGGTGACCCGGCTGATCGCCCGGTTCTGGGAGGTGGACTCCGGAGCGGTGCGGATCGGCGGCACCGACGTGCGCGACGTCACCACCGAGGAGCTGATGGCGCGGATCTCGGTGGTGTTCCAGGACGTGTACCTCTTCGAGGGCACCATCGAGGAGAACATCAGGATCGGCCGGCCGGACGCCACCGCCGAGGAGGTGCGGGCGGCGGCCGCCAAGGCCCGGGTGGACGACATCGTGCGGCGGCTGCCGGACGGCTGGGACGCCCAGGTCGGGGAGGGCGGCGCCACCCTGTCCGGCGGCGAGCGGCAGCGCATCTCCATCGCCCGCGCCATCCTCAAGGACGCGCCGATCGTGCTGCTCGACGAGGCGACCGCCTCCCTCGACCCGGAGAACGAGCGGGCCGTCCAGGAGGCGCTGACCGCGCTCACCGCCGACCGCACCCTGCTGGTGATCGCGCACCGGCTCCAGACGGTGATGGCGGCCGACCAGATCCTGGTGCTGGACGGCGGCCGCATCGTGCAGCGCGGCACGCACGACCAGTTGATCGTGCGGGAGGGCCGCTACGCGGACTTCTGGGCGCAGCGCAACCGTGCGCAGGGCTGGCGGCTGGGCGCGATGCCGGCCGCGACGGACGCCGGCGCCGCCGCGTCGTACGACCCGGTGGGCGGCTGA
- a CDS encoding tautomerase family protein, which produces MPLIDVKLYEGRLDGETETELITRLTDAVVEVFGESARGGTWVVLQEVPATRWGIAGKPGTPPISARG; this is translated from the coding sequence ATGCCCCTGATCGACGTCAAGCTCTACGAAGGCCGTCTGGACGGCGAGACCGAGACCGAGCTGATCACCCGCCTGACCGACGCGGTGGTCGAGGTCTTCGGCGAGTCGGCGCGTGGCGGCACCTGGGTGGTGCTCCAGGAGGTCCCCGCGACCCGCTGGGGCATCGCGGGCAAGCCCGGCACACCCCCGATCAGCGCCCGGGGCTGA
- a CDS encoding AfsR/SARP family transcriptional regulator, translating into MQFRILGPAEIYDDVRQRRVRLNSPKQRMLLGALVTRLGTPVPTDQLVRELWGNYAPDKAVNALQAHVSRLRQVLIEVEPSRANAPRLIARGAGYLLQVRPDEIDSAQFRMEVTQARRFAANDPRTAYTLLQKALKLWRGPAMDGGSSGPLCAGAAARLEEERLLAMEDLYDAALRLGVERQVVGQLEELVVAHPGRERFRRQLTVALGRVGRRGEQPVGHDRDRRREAREQDRTPVSLMVAKVNQLPVVAGAFTSPGRAEGPQPSADDAASALEVFRLRLQVEQLMSEQSMLRMAIERLTARAGGLEHDRDATAGSTG; encoded by the coding sequence ATGCAGTTCAGAATCCTGGGTCCCGCCGAGATATACGACGACGTGAGACAGCGGCGGGTCCGACTGAACAGTCCCAAGCAGCGCATGCTGCTGGGCGCACTCGTGACCCGGCTGGGCACCCCGGTGCCGACCGACCAGCTCGTCCGGGAGCTGTGGGGCAACTACGCGCCGGACAAGGCCGTCAACGCGCTCCAGGCGCACGTGTCGCGGCTGCGGCAGGTGCTGATCGAGGTGGAGCCGTCCCGGGCCAACGCGCCCCGGCTGATCGCCCGCGGCGCCGGCTACCTGCTCCAGGTCCGGCCGGACGAGATCGACAGCGCGCAGTTCCGGATGGAGGTCACCCAGGCCCGCCGGTTCGCCGCCAACGACCCGCGCACCGCCTACACGCTGCTGCAGAAGGCGCTCAAGCTGTGGCGCGGCCCGGCGATGGACGGCGGCTCCAGCGGCCCGCTGTGCGCCGGCGCCGCCGCCCGGCTGGAGGAGGAGCGGCTGCTGGCGATGGAGGACCTGTACGACGCGGCGCTGCGGCTGGGCGTCGAGCGGCAGGTGGTGGGGCAGTTGGAGGAACTGGTGGTCGCGCACCCGGGCCGGGAGCGGTTCCGCCGCCAGTTGACCGTCGCGCTCGGCCGGGTCGGACGGCGCGGTGAGCAGCCCGTGGGACATGACCGGGACCGGCGGCGCGAGGCACGGGAGCAGGACCGGACGCCGGTGTCCCTGATGGTGGCCAAGGTGAACCAGCTCCCGGTGGTGGCCGGCGCCTTCACGTCGCCCGGCCGAGCGGAGGGCCCCCAGCCCTCGGCCGACGACGCGGCGAGCGCGCTGGAGGTCTTCCGGCTCAGGCTCCAGGTCGAGCAGTTGATGTCCGAGCAGAGCATGCTGCGGATGGCCATCGAGCGGTTGACGGCCCGGGCGGGCGGGCTGGAGCACGATCGTGACGCGACGGCCGGCAGCACGGGCTGA
- a CDS encoding DegT/DnrJ/EryC1/StrS family aminotransferase produces MRGTYAVPYASRGSVFGADEVQALTRLVESDDALSMGSWREQFEERFREHIGTRHALTVTSGTVALELAIHLLDLAPGDEVIVTPQTFQATVQPLLSYQATVRFCDVDPESLNMDPVALKSLITDRTRAILLVHYGGWPAEMDEILTLARERGIFVVEDCAHALGASYDGRRPGSLGDIGTFSFHASKNITTLGEGGMLTFDRDDWAERIDRLRSNEVDGVFVSAPELPMESPKLLPWMKYSATVYQEACLGVRRSGTNATLSEAACSVGLVQLERLEALVARRRAIAARLDEVIDRHPGARVGRPRAGLVHAHHLYTFFAGGPADVREALVRGLDERGVEVQLRYFPLHLLPEWRDRGHGLGECPVAERLWFNEHVNLPCSPGLSDAQVERMVEALDEALGSAYAGAGAGVPA; encoded by the coding sequence ATGCGTGGAACCTACGCCGTTCCATACGCGAGCCGCGGAAGTGTCTTCGGTGCAGACGAGGTGCAGGCCCTGACCCGGCTGGTCGAGTCGGACGACGCACTGTCCATGGGCTCGTGGCGAGAGCAGTTCGAGGAGCGCTTCCGGGAGCACATCGGTACCCGCCACGCGCTGACCGTCACCAGCGGCACCGTGGCGCTCGAACTCGCCATCCACTTACTGGACCTGGCGCCCGGCGACGAGGTCATCGTCACCCCGCAGACCTTCCAGGCCACGGTGCAACCGCTGCTGAGCTACCAGGCGACCGTACGGTTCTGCGACGTGGACCCGGAGTCGCTGAACATGGACCCGGTCGCGCTCAAGAGCCTGATCACCGACCGGACCCGGGCCATCCTGCTGGTGCACTACGGCGGTTGGCCCGCGGAGATGGACGAGATCCTGACGCTCGCGCGCGAGCGCGGCATCTTCGTGGTCGAGGACTGCGCGCACGCGCTCGGCGCCTCCTACGACGGGCGCCGGCCCGGTTCGCTCGGCGACATCGGCACCTTCAGCTTCCACGCCTCGAAGAACATCACCACCCTGGGCGAGGGCGGCATGCTCACCTTCGACCGGGACGACTGGGCCGAGCGGATCGACCGGCTGCGGTCCAACGAGGTCGACGGCGTGTTCGTCTCGGCGCCCGAACTGCCCATGGAGTCGCCGAAGCTGCTGCCGTGGATGAAGTACTCGGCCACCGTGTACCAGGAGGCGTGCCTCGGGGTGCGCCGCTCCGGCACCAACGCGACGCTGTCGGAGGCGGCCTGCTCGGTCGGCCTGGTGCAGTTGGAGCGGCTGGAGGCGCTCGTCGCGCGGCGCCGCGCCATCGCGGCCCGGCTGGACGAGGTGATCGACCGCCACCCCGGCGCCCGCGTGGGCCGCCCGCGGGCCGGCCTCGTGCACGCCCACCACCTGTACACGTTCTTCGCCGGCGGCCCGGCCGACGTCCGGGAGGCGCTGGTGCGCGGACTGGACGAGCGGGGCGTCGAGGTGCAGTTGCGCTACTTCCCGCTGCACCTGCTGCCGGAGTGGCGCGACCGCGGCCACGGGCTGGGGGAGTGCCCCGTCGCCGAGCGCCTGTGGTTCAACGAGCACGTCAACCTGCCCTGCTCGCCGGGCCTCTCCGACGCCCAGGTCGAGCGGATGGTCGAGGCGCTGGACGAGGCGCTGGGCTCCGCGTACGCGGGCGCCGGCGCGGGCGTCCCGGCCTGA
- a CDS encoding ABC transporter ATP-binding protein, giving the protein MSAEPAALASLLKPIRGRLVAAVACQAVASLLSVAPFVAVAELGRVLLADGPVDHHKAWTVTIVGAATLLARLLFLLGASVVSHFAETDLQLFLRRDLVDRLGRVPLGWFGGRNSASVKKTVQDDVQAMHHLVAHSLLELTAAVIVPLATLGYLFSVEWKLALFTMIPLLLGVGLFGRTGAAFKENLPALDAAMGDINGAAVEFVNGIAVVKTFGQARRAHRRFTDAADRFSDFFRSWVGSLVRPRALSEIVLSPTTMLFTVLAAGGLLVTHGWMDRADLVPFALLGVGLTAPLLTISYAEEEIRAAQAAAERVHALLLTPELPLPAHPVTPGAGPVSFEAVDFSYDGAQVVLHDLDLTLEPGTTTALVGPSGAGKSTVAALLPRFWDPDSGALRIAGVDLRDIAPAELYERVSFVFQDVRLLRDTVRANLALARPQATAAELEAAARRAQIHDRITALPRGYDSVVGEDARLSGGEAQRLSIARALLADAPLIVLDEATAYADPESEAAVQDALAELSAGKTLLVIAHRLTTVVDADQIVVLDGGTVAERGTHAELLALGGTYARMWEAHQRAGSWQPGGAVPAGTVSTAEQEAVR; this is encoded by the coding sequence ATGTCCGCGGAACCCGCCGCGCTCGCATCACTTCTCAAACCCATCCGAGGGCGGCTCGTCGCGGCCGTCGCGTGCCAGGCCGTGGCGTCGCTGCTGAGCGTCGCCCCCTTCGTCGCCGTCGCCGAGTTGGGCCGCGTGCTGCTCGCCGACGGTCCGGTCGACCACCACAAGGCGTGGACGGTCACGATCGTCGGCGCCGCGACCCTGCTGGCCCGCCTGCTCTTCCTGCTCGGCGCGAGCGTGGTCAGCCACTTCGCCGAGACCGACCTCCAGCTCTTCCTGCGGCGCGACCTGGTGGACCGGCTCGGCCGGGTCCCGCTGGGCTGGTTCGGCGGCCGCAACTCCGCCTCGGTGAAGAAGACCGTCCAGGACGACGTCCAGGCGATGCACCACCTCGTGGCGCACTCCCTGCTGGAGCTGACCGCCGCGGTGATCGTGCCGCTGGCCACCCTGGGCTACCTGTTCTCGGTGGAGTGGAAGCTCGCCCTGTTCACGATGATCCCGCTGCTGCTCGGCGTGGGCCTGTTCGGCCGCACCGGCGCCGCGTTCAAGGAGAACCTGCCGGCGCTGGACGCCGCGATGGGCGACATCAACGGCGCGGCCGTGGAGTTCGTCAACGGCATCGCCGTCGTCAAGACCTTCGGGCAGGCCCGCCGGGCGCACCGGCGCTTCACCGACGCCGCCGACCGGTTCTCGGACTTCTTCCGCTCCTGGGTCGGCTCGCTGGTCCGGCCCCGGGCGCTGTCGGAGATCGTGCTCTCGCCCACCACCATGCTCTTCACGGTGCTGGCCGCCGGCGGGCTGCTCGTGACGCACGGCTGGATGGACCGGGCCGACCTGGTCCCGTTCGCGCTGCTCGGTGTGGGCCTGACCGCGCCGCTGCTGACCATCAGCTACGCGGAGGAGGAGATCCGCGCCGCGCAAGCGGCCGCGGAGCGGGTGCACGCGCTGCTGCTCACCCCGGAACTGCCGCTGCCCGCGCACCCGGTGACGCCCGGCGCCGGCCCGGTCTCCTTCGAGGCGGTGGACTTCTCCTACGACGGCGCGCAGGTGGTGCTGCACGACCTGGACCTCACCCTGGAGCCGGGCACCACCACCGCGCTGGTCGGCCCGTCGGGCGCCGGCAAGAGCACCGTCGCGGCCCTGCTGCCGCGGTTCTGGGACCCGGACTCCGGGGCGCTGCGGATCGCCGGGGTGGACCTGCGCGACATCGCCCCCGCGGAGCTGTACGAGCGGGTGTCCTTCGTCTTCCAGGACGTGCGGCTGCTGCGGGACACGGTGCGGGCGAACCTCGCGCTGGCCCGTCCGCAGGCCACGGCGGCCGAACTGGAGGCCGCCGCCCGGCGCGCCCAGATCCACGACCGGATCACCGCCCTGCCGCGCGGCTACGACTCGGTGGTCGGCGAGGACGCGCGGCTGTCCGGAGGCGAGGCCCAGCGGCTGTCCATCGCCCGCGCGCTGCTCGCCGACGCGCCGCTGATCGTGCTCGACGAGGCGACCGCGTACGCGGACCCGGAGTCGGAGGCGGCGGTGCAGGACGCGCTGGCGGAGTTGTCGGCGGGCAAGACGCTGCTGGTGATCGCGCACCGCCTGACCACGGTGGTGGACGCCGACCAGATCGTGGTGCTGGACGGCGGCACCGTCGCCGAGCGCGGCACCCACGCCGAACTGCTGGCCCTCGGCGGCACCTACGCCCGGATGTGGGAGGCCCACCAGCGCGCCGGCTCCTGGCAGCCGGGCGGCGCCGTCCCGGCCGGGACCGTATCGACCGCGGAACAGGAGGCTGTCCGATGA
- a CDS encoding LLM class flavin-dependent oxidoreductase, which yields MKFGVNFFPVVDPAAKSATAYYDETLRLVELAEALDFEHVQTVEHYFTGYGGYSPDPVTLLTAAAARTSRIRITTGAVVPAFTHPVKLAGKLAMLDHLSHGRLDVGFGRGFLPTEFAAFGIDMDESRARFDEGVEACRRLWSEEDVVFEGRFHRFGPVTLLPRPYQAPHPPIFVASATSAESCEAAGRAGHHLQIVPSVTSAEQLAAMLTRYRAAWDSAGHDPAARRIQIKYTCYLSEDAAEARRQGEFYERSYIDLMTHAVAPLADSASADYPGYEKFLEKAKNYDFGSSLKANKVFAGNPSDVRAQISRMRAEYGTDMTVSLQFNPGGMAFAHAARAMELFAAEVAPEFTDEPAAA from the coding sequence ATGAAATTCGGTGTGAATTTCTTTCCGGTGGTCGACCCGGCGGCGAAGAGCGCGACCGCCTACTACGACGAGACGCTCCGGCTGGTCGAACTCGCCGAGGCGCTCGACTTCGAGCACGTCCAGACGGTGGAGCACTACTTCACCGGCTACGGCGGCTACAGCCCCGACCCGGTCACGCTGCTCACCGCCGCGGCCGCCCGGACCAGCAGGATCCGGATCACGACCGGCGCGGTCGTGCCGGCCTTCACCCACCCGGTGAAGCTGGCGGGCAAGCTGGCGATGCTCGACCACCTCTCGCACGGCCGCCTGGACGTCGGCTTCGGGCGCGGCTTCCTGCCCACCGAGTTCGCCGCGTTCGGCATCGACATGGACGAGAGCCGGGCCCGCTTCGACGAGGGCGTCGAGGCCTGCCGCCGGCTGTGGAGCGAGGAGGACGTGGTCTTCGAGGGCCGCTTCCACCGCTTCGGCCCGGTCACCCTGCTGCCGCGCCCCTACCAGGCCCCGCACCCGCCGATCTTCGTCGCCTCGGCGACCAGCGCCGAGTCCTGCGAGGCCGCCGGCCGGGCCGGCCACCACCTGCAGATCGTCCCGTCGGTGACCTCCGCGGAGCAGTTGGCGGCGATGCTGACGCGCTACCGCGCGGCGTGGGACTCCGCCGGCCACGACCCGGCCGCGCGGCGCATCCAGATCAAGTACACCTGCTACCTGAGCGAGGACGCCGCCGAGGCGCGCCGGCAGGGCGAATTCTACGAGCGTTCCTACATCGACCTGATGACGCACGCGGTCGCCCCGCTCGCCGACTCGGCGTCGGCCGACTACCCGGGATACGAGAAGTTCCTGGAGAAGGCGAAGAACTACGACTTCGGCAGCTCGCTGAAGGCGAACAAGGTCTTCGCCGGAAATCCGTCCGACGTGCGCGCGCAGATTTCCCGGATGCGCGCGGAATACGGTACCGACATGACCGTCAGCCTCCAGTTCAACCCCGGCGGGATGGCGTTCGCGCACGCGGCGCGGGCGATGGAGCTGTTCGCCGCCGAGGTCGCCCCGGAGTTCACCGACGAACCGGCCGCGGCCTGA
- a CDS encoding TetR/AcrR family transcriptional regulator has protein sequence MTGPTEPRTRSRRSVERPPVTAAMIVEAATALTAEGGLEGWSTRQLAGELEVWPRVIYHHVGDRDAVADAVADRVVGRIRVPEPGLPWRQWFEELLLGGREVLRGYRGVARRLVRTGPILPSALAIMDRGVLVLRDAGFADGATAAYRYLTNSAYLLVAVEDDRAEHLPDARARLAVTLAAHRDDPEHSGLAEVGRAVMGRGADDPGAIRAVEEEFYAYTVARSLDGVGMLLGDRA, from the coding sequence ATGACCGGACCCACCGAGCCCAGGACACGGTCGCGCAGGAGCGTGGAGCGTCCGCCCGTCACCGCGGCCATGATCGTCGAGGCCGCCACCGCGCTCACCGCGGAGGGCGGGCTGGAGGGATGGTCCACCCGGCAGCTCGCCGGGGAACTGGAGGTCTGGCCGCGGGTCATCTACCACCACGTCGGCGACCGGGACGCCGTCGCGGACGCGGTGGCGGACCGGGTGGTCGGCCGCATCCGGGTGCCCGAGCCGGGACTGCCCTGGCGCCAGTGGTTCGAGGAACTGCTGCTCGGCGGCCGCGAGGTGCTGCGCGGGTACCGCGGGGTGGCCCGCCGGCTGGTGCGGACCGGGCCGATCCTGCCGTCCGCGCTGGCCATCATGGACCGGGGGGTCCTGGTGCTGCGCGACGCGGGCTTCGCCGACGGCGCCACCGCCGCCTACCGCTACCTCACCAACAGCGCCTACCTGCTGGTCGCGGTGGAGGACGACCGCGCGGAGCACCTGCCCGACGCCCGGGCCCGGCTGGCCGTCACGCTCGCCGCGCACCGCGACGACCCCGAGCACTCGGGCCTGGCCGAGGTCGGCCGGGCCGTCATGGGCCGCGGTGCCGACGACCCGGGCGCGATCCGGGCGGTCGAGGAGGAGTTCTACGCCTACACGGTGGCGCGCTCGCTGGACGGCGTCGGGATGCTGCTCGGCGACCGCGCGTGA
- a CDS encoding ketoacyl-ACP synthase III family protein, giving the protein MKVENIHLAGVGTYLPKAVPTKEAVAAGWYDADECEASGIESVLVEDSVSAPDMAIRAAETALRRSGHEPDDFAALVHTNAYHQGPDGWSAPHYVLLNTLGRTIPAVEVRQGCLGMLASLEAAAGRLIADPSSKDAVLLTTGDNYSTPKVNRWTASKLFLLADAGSSLVVSRRSGFARVLAVGSLSDPRMEALHRGAEQLLPPSITAGLPLDFESRIQYWRKQWASGVKPPIGHFGDQVAAIADRTLAEAGVTMEQIRRVCHVGFNDDPLQTMFLEPLGVEDDRSIWEHSRRIGHTGVSDFVIGLERLWLDGEVEPGDHVMLVGAATGMEAGCAVLEITAAPGPQTAAA; this is encoded by the coding sequence GTGAAGGTCGAGAACATCCATCTGGCGGGAGTGGGCACCTACCTGCCGAAGGCGGTGCCGACGAAGGAGGCGGTCGCGGCCGGCTGGTACGACGCCGACGAGTGCGAGGCGTCCGGCATCGAGTCGGTGCTGGTCGAGGACTCCGTCTCCGCGCCCGACATGGCGATCCGGGCCGCCGAAACCGCGCTGCGCCGCTCGGGCCACGAGCCCGACGACTTCGCGGCGCTGGTGCACACCAACGCCTACCACCAGGGCCCCGACGGCTGGTCGGCGCCGCACTACGTGCTGTTGAACACGCTGGGCCGCACCATCCCCGCGGTGGAGGTGCGGCAGGGCTGCCTGGGCATGCTGGCGAGCCTGGAGGCGGCCGCGGGCCGGCTGATCGCGGACCCGTCGAGCAAGGACGCGGTGCTGCTCACCACGGGCGACAACTACAGCACCCCGAAGGTCAACCGCTGGACGGCGTCGAAGCTGTTCCTGCTCGCCGACGCGGGTTCCTCGCTGGTGGTCTCGCGGCGGTCCGGGTTCGCCCGGGTGCTGGCGGTCGGCTCGCTCTCCGACCCCCGCATGGAGGCGCTGCACCGCGGCGCCGAGCAGTTGCTGCCGCCCAGCATCACCGCGGGCCTGCCGCTGGACTTCGAGTCCCGCATCCAGTACTGGCGCAAGCAGTGGGCGTCCGGTGTGAAGCCCCCCATCGGGCACTTCGGCGACCAGGTCGCGGCGATCGCGGACCGCACGCTGGCGGAGGCGGGCGTGACCATGGAGCAGATCCGCCGGGTCTGCCACGTGGGCTTCAACGACGACCCGTTGCAGACGATGTTCCTGGAGCCGCTGGGCGTCGAGGACGACCGCAGCATCTGGGAGCACAGCCGCCGCATCGGGCACACCGGGGTCAGCGACTTCGTGATCGGCCTGGAGCGGCTGTGGCTGGACGGCGAGGTGGAGCCGGGCGACCACGTGATGCTCGTCGGCGCCGCCACCGGCATGGAGGCCGGGTGCGCCGTCCTGGAGATCACCGCCGCGCCCGGTCCGCAGACCGCGGCCGCCTGA